The proteins below come from a single Ptychodera flava strain L36383 chromosome 6, AS_Pfla_20210202, whole genome shotgun sequence genomic window:
- the LOC139134199 gene encoding zinc finger MYM-type protein 2-like, translating to MSTDDLQYWMSKLVLDVRKVDGHPYPPKTALSLIMGLKSYICFERQTRTNFLADQEFVGFRQVLKLDAEMKSLSSIGIGTNKKQAETMSTEQIDVLWKMKLDDHSSRVLVRTMVFLNGKNFALRSEREHRALRFDPPQIIWHEPDGNTPYLLYVEDVSKSNQGGLKHMKVRRKEVKHYANTDNPARCHVWL from the coding sequence ATGTCCACTGACGATTTGCAGTATTGGATGAGTAAGTTGGTTCTGGATGTGAGGAAAGTCGACGGGCACCCGTACCCACCAAAAACTGCACTCTCATTGATAATGGGCTTAAAAAGTTATATTTGTTTCGAAAGACAAACCCGGACAAACTTTCTTGCCGACCAAGAATTCGTTGGTTTCCGTCAGGTTCTTAAGCTTGATGCAGAAATGAAAAGTCTGTCCAGCATTGGTATTGGAACAAACAAGAAACAGGCCGAGACAATGTCTACTGAGCAAATCGATGTACTGTGGAAAATGAAACTAGATGACCATTCCTCCAGAGTTCTTGTTCGCACAATGGTATTCTTGAATGGGAAAAATTTTGCCCTCAGAAGTGAACGGGAACACCGTGCGCTTCGCTTTGACCCACCTCAGATTATTTGGCATGAACCTGACGGCAATACTCCGTATCTGCTATACGTAGAAGACGTGTCAAAGAGCAACCAAGGAGGACTGAAACACATGAAAGTGCGCCGCAAGGAAGTAAAGCATTATGCAAATACCGATAATCCAGCAAGATGTCATGTCTGgctataa